DNA from Dehalococcoidales bacterium:
CTGCGCACAGGTGGTCCATTACCTGAAGGACATTCCCGCCTGGCCACAACTGCCGAGGCGCTCCTTCCGTGAGAACATGTATGCCCAGTACAGCCAGGGCTTCCCCGGACTGGTGATAGAAAACGACCGTATCTACGTGGATCGGGCACAAGCACAGGAAGAAATGGAGCAGTTCTACACCGATTACCTGGCCGACGATTTCTACAAGTACTCCCTCGGCGCCGAGTATGCTGCCGGATTGCATACCTTCCTCAACTGGGAAAACCTCTCCCCGTGGGCAGTCAAGGGACAGGTTACCGGACCGGTCACCTGGGGGATGACGGTCACCGACGAAGACCGCAAGGCCATAATCTATGATGATACTCTCCGTGATGCCGTCCCGAAACTGCTCCGCATGAAAGCCAGATGGCAGGAGAAAGCCCTGAGCCAGGTCTCGAAGAACACGATAGTCTTCCTCGATGAGCCGTACATGGCCGCTTTCG
Protein-coding regions in this window:
- a CDS encoding methionine synthase, whose product is CAQVVHYLKDIPAWPQLPRRSFRENMYAQYSQGFPGLVIENDRIYVDRAQAQEEMEQFYTDYLADDFYKYSLGAEYAAGLHTFLNWENLSPWAVKGQVTGPVTWGMTVTDEDRKAIIYDDTLRDAVPKLLRMKARWQEKALSQVSKNTIVFLDEPYMAAFGSIGLLLDRDEIISLLDEVFEGISGIKGIHCCGNTDWSVLLKTTTDIISFDAYSYAESLSLYPAEVREFLGRNGTIAWGIVPNEPEALARETVASLKDRLEEAMAPFTRNGIPFRQLIRQGLLTPSCTLTSLGTEEAAGRALELLADLSARIRQQYG